One window of the Sulfitobacter sp. HNIBRBA3233 genome contains the following:
- a CDS encoding ABC transporter ATP-binding protein, translated as MTTAPAIELKGISKAFGPVQANKDISIRVMPGTIHGIIGENGAGKSTLMSILYGFYKADRGEIYIKGQRTQIPDSQAAIAAGIGMVFQHFKLVENFTVLENIILGAEDGRLLKPSIAKARRSLIELADDYGLSVEPDALVQDIGVGMQQRVEILKALYRQADILILDEPTGVLTPAEADQLFRILGRLREEGKTIILITHKLREIMEITDTVSVMRRGEMTATVKTAETSPAELAELMVGRKVLLRVDKAPATPGDVVLDVKNLRVVDEKGVERLRGVDLQVRAGEVLGIAGVAGNGQSELLEVLGGYASGTGTITVSGQPLDLTGKHSDGRSRRAHGIAHVPEDRQREGLIMNFAAWENVAFGYHHDAAYNSGVLMNNAAIRADTEAKMERFDVRPPDPKLAAKNFSGGNQQKIVLAREIERDPELLLIGQPTRGVDIGAIEFIHQQVVALRDKGKAVLLVSVELDEIMALSDRIAVMFDGKIMGERLPSETDEKELGLLMAGITDTGHDHSVDEIEENLAHAGTHGKES; from the coding sequence ATGACAACCGCTCCCGCCATCGAACTCAAAGGCATCTCGAAAGCTTTCGGCCCCGTACAGGCCAACAAGGATATCTCGATCCGCGTGATGCCCGGCACGATCCACGGCATCATCGGCGAGAACGGCGCGGGCAAATCCACGCTGATGAGCATTCTCTACGGCTTCTACAAGGCGGACCGGGGCGAAATTTACATCAAGGGACAGCGGACGCAGATCCCCGACAGCCAGGCGGCCATTGCCGCGGGCATCGGCATGGTTTTCCAGCACTTCAAGCTTGTCGAGAACTTCACCGTACTGGAAAACATCATCCTCGGCGCCGAAGACGGCCGTCTGCTGAAACCCTCGATCGCAAAGGCGCGCCGCAGCCTGATCGAGCTGGCCGACGACTACGGGCTCAGCGTCGAACCCGATGCGCTGGTTCAGGATATCGGCGTCGGGATGCAGCAGCGTGTCGAAATCCTGAAGGCGCTCTACCGGCAGGCGGATATTCTGATCCTCGACGAGCCGACAGGCGTTCTGACACCCGCGGAGGCCGATCAGCTTTTCCGCATTCTCGGACGGCTGCGCGAAGAGGGCAAGACGATCATCCTGATCACCCACAAGCTGCGCGAAATCATGGAGATCACCGATACCGTTTCAGTGATGCGCCGCGGCGAGATGACCGCCACTGTCAAAACCGCCGAGACCTCCCCCGCCGAGCTTGCCGAACTGATGGTCGGTCGCAAGGTGTTGCTGCGCGTGGACAAGGCGCCCGCCACCCCCGGCGACGTGGTGCTGGACGTCAAGAACCTGCGCGTCGTGGACGAAAAAGGCGTCGAACGTCTGCGCGGCGTCGATCTTCAGGTGCGCGCGGGCGAGGTGCTGGGCATCGCGGGTGTTGCCGGAAACGGCCAGTCCGAGCTTCTCGAAGTGTTGGGCGGCTACGCCAGCGGTACCGGCACCATTACCGTATCCGGCCAGCCGCTCGATCTGACCGGCAAGCATTCCGATGGCCGGTCGCGTCGCGCGCATGGCATTGCCCACGTCCCCGAGGACCGGCAGCGCGAGGGGCTGATCATGAATTTCGCGGCGTGGGAAAACGTGGCTTTCGGCTATCATCACGACGCTGCCTATAACAGCGGTGTGCTGATGAACAACGCAGCGATCCGCGCCGATACCGAAGCCAAGATGGAGCGGTTCGACGTGCGCCCGCCCGACCCCAAGCTCGCGGCCAAGAATTTCTCGGGCGGGAACCAGCAGAAGATTGTTCTGGCCCGTGAGATCGAACGCGATCCCGAATTGCTGTTGATCGGTCAGCCGACGCGCGGCGTCGACATCGGTGCGATCGAATTCATCCACCAGCAGGTCGTGGCCCTGCGCGACAAGGGAAAGGCCGTTCTGCTGGTCAGTGTCGAGCTGGACGAGATCATGGCGCTGAGCGACCGCATCGCGGTCATGTTCGACGGCAAGATCATGGGCGAACGCCTGCCGTCGGAGACCGACGAAAAAGAACTCGGCCTGCTGATGGCCGGGATCACCGACACCGGTCACGACCATAGCGTCGACGAGATCGAGGAAAACCTTGCCCATGCGGGCACACACGGCAAGGAGAGCTGA
- a CDS encoding BMP family lipoprotein — translation MTLMTKFLGAAAVTALSAGAALAEPALIFDLGGKFDKSFNEAAFNGAQRWAEETGESFREIELQSEAQREQALRRFAEAGANPIVMAGFAFGDSLGQVAQDYPDTSFVIIDMVVDQPNVRSVVFNEHEGSYLVGMMAAQASETGTVSFIGGMDIPLIRKFACGYAQGAKAANPDINVIANMTGTTPAAWNDPVKGSELTKAQISQGSDVVFAAAGGTGVGVLQTAADEDILSIGVDSNQNYLHPGEVLTSMLKRVDNAVYDAFSDGPGMETGFQVMGVANGGVGYAMDENNADLVTDEMQAMVDEAAAKISSGELEVHDYMSDDSCPALSF, via the coding sequence ATGACCCTGATGACCAAATTCCTCGGCGCGGCCGCCGTGACGGCGCTGAGCGCCGGTGCCGCACTGGCCGAACCTGCCCTGATCTTCGATCTTGGCGGCAAATTCGACAAATCCTTCAACGAGGCCGCTTTCAACGGTGCCCAGCGCTGGGCCGAAGAAACAGGCGAATCGTTCCGCGAGATCGAGCTTCAGTCCGAAGCTCAGCGCGAGCAGGCCCTGCGCCGCTTTGCCGAAGCGGGCGCAAACCCGATCGTCATGGCCGGTTTCGCCTTTGGCGATTCACTGGGTCAGGTCGCACAGGACTATCCCGACACCAGCTTTGTCATCATCGACATGGTCGTTGACCAGCCGAACGTCCGCTCGGTTGTCTTCAACGAGCACGAAGGCTCCTACCTTGTCGGCATGATGGCTGCACAGGCCTCCGAAACCGGCACAGTCAGCTTCATCGGCGGAATGGACATCCCGCTGATCCGCAAATTCGCCTGCGGCTACGCCCAGGGCGCGAAAGCGGCCAATCCCGACATCAACGTGATCGCGAACATGACCGGCACGACACCGGCAGCCTGGAACGATCCGGTGAAGGGGTCCGAACTGACCAAGGCGCAGATTTCGCAAGGCTCCGACGTGGTCTTTGCTGCCGCTGGCGGGACCGGCGTGGGCGTTCTGCAAACCGCTGCCGACGAAGACATCCTGTCGATCGGCGTGGACAGCAACCAGAACTACCTGCACCCCGGCGAAGTCCTGACATCCATGCTCAAGCGCGTCGATAACGCCGTCTATGACGCCTTCTCAGACGGTCCCGGCATGGAAACAGGTTTCCAGGTCATGGGCGTCGCGAACGGTGGCGTAGGCTACGCGATGGACGAGAACAACGCGGATCTCGTCACCGACGAGATGCAGGCGATGGTTGACGAAGCCGCCGCCAAGATCTCTTCGGGCGAGCTTGAGGTGCATGACTACATGTCCGACGACAGCTGCCCCGCCCTGAGCTTCTGA